ttgggtTAAGTTTATACCTAGCGAAAATTGAATACAAAACCACGTCAACAAATGAAACGGAAAGTATATTGAATAATAGGCATGGATTATCTTCTCTCTTCCAGCGAAATTAATTAGCGCTCAACAGGTTCTTTACAGATTCACGGTCTTACCCACATCCAAAAATAATGGAGATGGATAAACTCAAAGACCTAGTAAGCTATTGCTGGAGGATAAAAAAATGTATTCtaaaaacaatttaattttatttttgtaaatatcTACACTATATGGATCTAGAGTTTAGATGAATGATCTTTCGCTACAGGATAAAAAAATGTATTCTAAAcacaattaaattttatttttgtaaatattaacACTATATGGATCTAGAGTTTAGATGAAGATGTTAATCTTTCCAATAAAAACAGAGCATAAACTACATATCAAGACTCAATTTTAACAAACCTGAACAATAAGATCCTTCAAGAGATGATTGTAGCTATTGTGGTCATGGCTCACATGCAACAACTCCTTTGACGCAGCCTCCTTCATTGAATTGACTAGATCATCCTGAGCTTGAAGAACCTTGATTCGAGAGGCATTAAGTTGCATAGAGTACTCACTGTAAAACATAATAGTAGATAAACATTTGTCGACAGAAATTCAATATATCCATAAAAAACTTGCACTCTAATGAACACTTGTCCATATTCTAAGTTCATAAACATATGATTGTTAAGGCCAGCAGCATACCTGCTGTGAGCAAGCGAGGTAACCAACTCTCATATAAAACACTTAATATGTTTTCTCCAACAAAACTATAAGTTTTCACCCAAACTCCATCCTTCTTGGTCAAATTCATTGTTGGACCCAAATTTTGGGAATCACGATCAATTAACCATGCAGGAGACAAACTAATCGCCAGCACCCAGTATTACATACAGCCCAAAATTGAATCATTCGACTTCTAGTGATGCATACACGGCACGAAATTGAAAAAGATCAAAAGAAGCTAAACATAACAAAAAAAAGCTTACATTTTCTTCCGAACTTGAACTTGTTTCTCCTTGCGCTCAtactcttgtttgatcttcttcTTCTCAGCCTCCACTAGTTGCAATTTCTCAATATTGAATTCCTGTAAAACAAAcaaatcaatgaaataacttCCACTCAAAACCAAAACCTTACGCAAAACGCAAGAATCCAACGACTAAatcaactttaaaaaaaatacatactTCTTCAGCGGAGACGGAGATCTCGTTAGCCTTCTCCTCCGCTTCCTGGCGGATGAATCGCACCATCTGCTGGATCTGCTTCGAGACATCTGCATCGTTCATCTTCGGATTTGGATCTGATTACGGTGAATTGAGTGCAGTTTATCCTCTTCTCGGCTGGAAAACAGTGGGAATCTTCGATTGCTCGAGCAGGAATCGATGCTGGGAGATTGGAATTTATACCAGTTATTCGTCGATCTAATAAAAAAGGAATATTTTGTTTTCACTTTTACCCCATGATATGTCTAATTTGCAAATAGGCCCACTGTAGTATCTTGTTTATACATTAAGTCCTGTATTTTTTTccagtttttattatttttcacctCTTTCTTAAAAGTGGCCCGGCAATGTGAAGCTCGATTTTTTATAAAAAGACGAACCAAATCAAGTTCATCAGTTTTTACCAAATAGTGAGGATAAATATGCATAAATTTAAATTTGCATTCAGTCGTCGTGTcagaaaaattatataattatattttatgatcCACGACAAAATGTGTTCGCATTTTTATATGTAATTAGTACAAAATAttatactaatatatgatatttgagtgccaactgtttcagatttgatactaatatatattttctgagtactcaaatatatataacaaatattGAAATTAATAACACATTTATTTTTCGGAAATATGATaatgttatattatatatggTATTAGTTGTTTCAGATTTGGTATTTTTTGAGTACCCAAGCATGTGTAGCAAATGTTGATATTAATAAAGTTGTTTGAATTTTATACTCAAAATTAAGGATGGCAATGGGTAGGTTATGGGTCGGATTTCATACATCCATCCCCACACCCATTTATTAAATTCATCCCCATACCCATCCCCATACTCATCGggtattgaatttcatcttcatcccCATACCCATCGGATTATCGGATACTCATACCCTACCCAAATATCCTATTATCATATAcaattgaattttttcaaatttaaattgtttcaatgaagttatgaatatttaaaaatttatttaaatgaaaaataagaaaaatgattaatgataaaaatttgcaaaataaactttgtagaaaaaataacaaaacattaaaaatagcccaagttaaaaaaaaaaaaaccaaaaccaaTAAAAAAACAAAGTCACGTACATTCCAAACTCCCAAAATTAATTGGTTAAAAAAACCCTAAAATGAATTGGGAAATATGCAAACAAAAAAGAAATACAATGAACCATAATCAAGAAATaaagtatttttcaatttttgaagtTAAACATGTAATAAACTTACCAGTGGAGAAGATGAGAAATTGAATGCAAAATAAAAGAGTGGTAAAACCTTGAAACGTAAAAGTGAAAGTGAAAGGtaagagaaaagaaaaagtaCCGATTTACTTGGATTTGAGAAGatgaatctttaacataaataaatataattactatatatatacatatatacatacatatatatatatatatatatattaatttaaacggTTATTCGGGTCGTGTGTGGGTCGGATTATATCAAACCCGCCTCCATACCCGAACCTGAAAATTCCCATACCCGATTACCCAATTATTTAATCGGGTCTAAAAATCCCTCCATACCCTCTTCTATTCGGGTAGGGCATCGGATCCTCCAACGGGTTCGGAGGAAATTGTCATCCCTACTcaaaatcttattttttttaaaatcaaatttaaagCACGtggtactcaaatatcatatatcagtAGTATATTTTCAATGGTATGTACTAATTTTCATCCGAAAAGAACTTCATAACTTGCTCTTTTTTTTGTCTATTaatttttcgattttttatCATGGTACAATAATTTCGAATTTCGACTATTTTGTTCTAGCTATCATCAGGATGTTcaatttttgtcaaaaaaacACTGATTAGACAATAGCTAAAACTAACGCTTCCAGaaatttgaagatttttttattttgttgggaaatcaatttaattagaaacagtttaatttttttaaaaaaaagtcaaaCAAAATTTACAAGTTCTGTGTATTTCACTAGAAAAAGTCAATGATCGtggaatcaaaatattttttacccAACATTTAATCAGCGTTTATTGACGAAAATTGAACATTTGGATGGTATATAAACCAAAATAGCTAAAACTCAAACGTTATTATATCGCTATCATCGACCATAATTTTTAGTAAAACAAAAAATGTTCGATCACAATAACCGATAATTTTGATAAGTCTCAGATTTGGTTCTCAATTATAGGCATGAGtgaaattaaatgaaacaaataaattcaagaatcaAGATTATCATGGCCACTTGATAAACCAAACTTCTAAATAAAATGGGTTCAATACGATTATTTCGATTTGTTTCAGATTTCAACATCAGTTATTTCGATTTGTTTCCGAAGTTCATGAAAAGAACATCGATTTTGTCAAATACgaaaattcataaaatcaatTTGTGGGGTATTATATAGGAGTGTCAATTCGGGTGAGCTGGGTCGACTTGAGTAATAATACTATTTAAAAATTGTCTaacccgaacccaacccgaacctgaGCCAACCCAAAAACTATCAACCCGAACTCATACCCGAATAACccgatttttgaatttttttaaaaaagaatattttaatttaaatacataaatttataataacaaaatttccatcatatatgatttaaatttgaaagtataattataaaaaaataaagtatatttactaaatcaaataaacaattgtttaaaaataaaaaatatcaaaataaatattaaattatgaaaatttatgatataaatatacaataaatattttttcagatatataatatataaaaatgtagacaatatttattaattaatttttttaaaaaaattagatttttgGGTCAACTCGGGTCAACCCGCCCAACCCACCCCGATCATTTTTTTCGGGTCAGCTATCGTGTCCAACTTGATCTGACTCGAACCCGAAAAcctcaaatttgattttttcagGTTGAACCGTGTCGAGTTGGTGGGTCGGGTCGTACCTAATTTTGATACCCCTACTATTATATGTGTGATCACAACATATTttacaaattaaattaattgaaaagagAGAGACTCTTCAAGCCAGTCTCGTATTAAAATTTTTGCTCTCCACAAGTTCTATCCTCAATTTATCACAGCACTTCTGTAAGCAAAGGAACCGGATTTTCCCGCAGGTGAGtactttttttgtttttaccaGAAAATGTAAATCTCCTCAATTTAATTCTTGCACTAGGGTTTATGTTCGTCTTTGAGCTTGAATACACGCTGCAATTTGTTTATGTCAACTTTATGCAGTTTAGTCTTGCGTAGATTCCTTTGAATGTGTACATATTAGTACTTTCTATACCTTAGCGCCGGATTTTGTTGATGCCTCTTAAGGTGGAATGATAATTTAGTGGAACGAGAATGTACTTTTGATTTAGCAATTAAATTCATTTTAGAACGATTTCTGCGTCAAATTCAATTGTGTTCAAAAGGGTTTCTCGTAGAAAATTTTTTTAAGCATTAGAGATTTTGTGAGGGGCACTTCCCTCGATGGATTCCACGTGTTCATCACTGAGTTCTTACCTATTTTTAGCAATCACTATGGTGATTTGGGAATGATGGATTAGTTAAATGAGCAAATAAAGTTGTGTAGGACGTTATGACGAAGATTCGGACTTCGGGCGCAGAGAGGTTCTAACTTTGTTTTGACTTGTTTTAGCATCATCCTAAATATTGCTTGCTGTTAGCGTTCGCTGTTAGCATTACTAAAGGTTTTGTATTGCACCTTTTTTCCATAGCTTTTGCCAGTTTTGACCCACTGGTGTGTTGATTTGGTGAAAATTGCATGTGTTTAAGTGTAGATTGACTTGCATTTTTTGGTGTAACAGGAACTGAGTATATCTCATAGTCAAGTTATTATGGAAATTAGTAGCCCTTGTCAAGTTGTGTTGTCCTCTTTTCCTCAGTTTCCATCTGCTGGAGTAATCTAATTTGTGTTTATGGTTTCTACAACATAGCGCTATTTGTATTATCTTGGATCATATAGATATGTAACCTCAGTATCGAATTTGGTTTCTTCATGTCTGAATCATATCATCAAGGTTGGTTTTAATCAATTGTTGTCTCTCTTGATCAGATTTGAACCTTGAAGTTTCACTGCATACAGTCTCACATTAATAATCTCTACAATTTTAATCCTCTTAGATCATATTCATACTAATTTATATGGCAATAGAAAACCAAAAGAGAGACTACATTATCTAAAGTACAGGCATTCAAAGCTTGCAAGATTATACGTCAAGGTTCTTAGTGAAACTCAGGACATGCCTGAGGGTATGAGGTGGAGATAAGAAACAGTGCGTttataaaatcaagaaaaaaaggtGGCAAAGAAATTGTCTGAGCGTGACagttggtttcctagactaaggttcaagaTTCGAGTCATCTGTTCTTTCCCTGAGTAAAAATAGTTATATTGGAGGACTTCAAAAGTGTCGCAAGAGTTTTGTACCTCCGGACCttatttttacaaatttattCATAGTTTTGTGATCACACCAGAGGAATTAAAATAAATGCCAAATATTTCGTCTTCTGCTTTCTTTGTTGTTTGCCATAAATTCTTCCCATTTGAGCTTATCCACCCGGGCAGCCATATATTGTTTCAAATGTTTTGACTTGTTTGAACTGCTACTGAAATTTTCACTGGCTATATCAGTCTCAAATCTTTTCAGTACGCCCGTGCAAATCTAAATTCTATGATAACCGGAAAAAAACTGATGATATCTCTGATTTTTTGTATTTTGAGGTTTATCAATGGGAAACAGACCTGCAAAGCAAGAGAAGAAAGAGCTGCTTTTGAAGATTGTGCCACCCATTGATCATGCATATGCACGTTGGCTTAGCAGGGATCTTGAGAGAATCCATGGCTTCGCGCCACGAAATTCTCGTGCCATAAAGCCCCCAGACCACTACATTGAATACATGCGTTTGAATGGATGGCTAGACCTGGACCTAGACGACCCCGACTTCGCACATCTGTTCAAGTAAATAGTATTCCCAGTTTGTTGTTATTATGATGATGTGCCAAACATCTGGTTTTGAATGTGTTATACACAGTGAAAACTATGAAATATACTTCAAACTTTAGCTGAGGCATTTCaagaattgattttgatgtGATTCCTTAAAAAGGGTAAAAAAAACTGCACTTTGATAATTGTTGAAGGTGGGATGTTGGACGTAACTGGAACTGCAATTTCACAGTTTGAGCATATTTAGCTTGTTTGAGAGAATGGAGCTAATGAGCAAGGAATCAGTAAAGAAAGAGTTCCTGAGCTAAAGCGAACCAGCCTAGTAGCTGGGCCTTCTTTAAAGAGTTGAGCTGAGTTAAATGAATAAGGGAGGGCTCCTTGGGTAAGGAGCCTGACCGATAAGTCAGCTCTTTAGAGAACCGCCGTTTTACTATGTCATTTAAGTCttattactgatatctgttgTACCCAGTATGGAGCCGACCATCAATCGAGTATAGCTTGCCGAAGAGTTTAATCGGCGTTAGGGAACCATAAACAGGCAGCTCTTAGCTGCCCCAAGATGGGATCTCGCCTCTCATGATTATGGCTATAACAAGGACCGCCTTCTCGTAGCCTTAAGTCCTAGTCACTAATCTAGAACCTTcaggtgatgattatatcataaagTTATTTCTTATTAGTGTTACTCTTTAGAAATTACTCCTCTATTATCCTTCTCCAAAAAAAGATGCGTGAAAAAGCCAAAAGGTCATATCTAAATTTTTGGCTTGTATATAAATTCGAATCTTGCATATAGTACTCATTGCACCATCCGAATTATTTAGTGTGAATTAAGTCGAATTATTTAGTGTGAATTAAGTCTTGCTATAATTCTAAACCGGTTATTTGTGGCTCATCTAAAACTAAGATCCCGAGACGATGGTTCGAGTTCGAGACTCATTGTAAGTTGTAACAAATCTTTCTCCTCACTAAAAAAATAATTCTAAAATGAATATAGTGTTGATTGTTCCATTCCATTGGAAGTTGGAATCGGAATGGAATGTCCTAAAATGTAGCGGTTTCATCATATCTGAACtgaaatttatttctttaagttttAAAGGTTGAAAACAATTACTGTAAAACTATTAGGGTGCGGGTGCGGGTGTGCTTGGAAAGATCGATTTGAAATACATAGTATTTCGATTATAGTTTTATTGTTTACAATTAAACAAAAAATCaaatcttaaaataacatttttttatgACGTGAGTTTAACGCAAATACTCTGCAAAAAATCAAATCTTAAACTATCAGATAACGCAATACTCTGCAAATTTTGTGTGACAGGTTCGTCCGAGAAGGTGTTGGCAGTTAATCAAACTCCTGACCACTCGTAATCAACTCCTTATTTATTTACACGTTAGTAATATAAAGtaaaatggatttcaaatgACATAATTGTTTAGTTAACTTGAAATTCATTCCAATTAAGGTGAAATActatataaacatgtaaatagcGGATTTGAAATTTATGATTTTACTTCTCTgaacaacaaaaatatatttgaaattcatcaatcCAAACACAACTTTAAAGTTGATTACTTATTTATCATcaaatattatgtatatttaattttttaaaaagagaTAAATATTATGGTTCAATtcgattttatataaaataagtggttttgattttataaataagttttcagtatatattttaataccttaaaatttaaaattgataTACCATTTTTTCCAGTTCCATGCAATCCTAGTTTCTTATTTTTAGAAATTGGAAGCGATCCATAAGTTCTTAATTTTGGTTATGATTACGGtaccaaaatttaaaaaatagtttCGATTCTAGGTTCTAGGTTGTGTTTGTTTGGCTTGATAGGATTATTAATCTAATCcaattcaatcaaatgattggttgcattttttaaaatacaatgtGTTAATGTATGTGAGAACCGAAAAATATTGcaataatgtaattaaaatttggaaggaaattttattagcataagatTCATTTTATTGTATTAGAATAAGATGGCCATGTTGAAATCTTTATTGCCAagcaaatttcgaattttggggTAGGAAATATTACAAATTAGTATATTATACAAGATGCAAGGAAACAAGATAAAGAAAATCTCGgatattcatataaatcaaGGATTTATATCTCACGAATTAGGAAGATAAATCATCAGCAATGACAAGGATATTTGGAGTCAATATTAGGAGATTTGACATGaatttttggtatgattttaagtgTCAAATTTAGCTCCACCCTCCTCCCCTATAAATAGTGCATCAACCCAACTCATTCAACAGACATAATTTCGAAATCCTAGAGctgaaaaactcgaaaattcag
The Primulina tabacum isolate GXHZ01 chromosome 9, ASM2559414v2, whole genome shotgun sequence DNA segment above includes these coding regions:
- the LOC142555170 gene encoding V-type proton ATPase subunit E-like, with amino-acid sequence MNDADVSKQIQQMVRFIRQEAEEKANEISVSAEEEFNIEKLQLVEAEKKKIKQEYERKEKQVQVRKKIEYSMQLNASRIKVLQAQDDLVNSMKEAASKELLHVSHDHNSYNHLLKDLIVQSLLRLKEPSVLLRCRKDDVQLVNSVLNLAKEEYAQKAKVHTPEIVVDNVNLPPAPSHHNAHGPFCSGGVVLASREGKIVFENTLDARLEVVFRKKLPEIRKSLFGRIAA
- the LOC142555171 gene encoding uncharacterized protein LOC142555171 isoform X1, which produces MSESYHQGLSMGNRPAKQEKKELLLKIVPPIDHAYARWLSRDLERIHGFAPRNSRAIKPPDHYIEYMRLNGWLDLDLDDPDFAHLFK
- the LOC142555171 gene encoding uncharacterized protein LOC142555171 isoform X2 encodes the protein MGNRPAKQEKKELLLKIVPPIDHAYARWLSRDLERIHGFAPRNSRAIKPPDHYIEYMRLNGWLDLDLDDPDFAHLFK